A stretch of the Aegilops tauschii subsp. strangulata cultivar AL8/78 chromosome 4, Aet v6.0, whole genome shotgun sequence genome encodes the following:
- the LOC109751107 gene encoding early nodulin-like protein 18 produces MMHAMSYLVSTSMAVGLLLGAVSPTVKAASSNATASRNTTASALPPFGTNHTVGDGAGWLFDGKANASTANYSAWAANRTFYLGDYLSFKTRTDNTVVHTTNSTIYKLCGYDGGAIGGGWKAEEAFLTVMLAAEGANYFFSGAGEGEHCRRGMRFDVTVARGRGLPQIPPSYYEPLSGGTAGTGLGEVVPMWVAVNVGFAVLLML; encoded by the exons ATGATGCATGCCATGAGCTATCTTGTCTCAACGTCCATGGCGGTAGGATTACTCCTCGGTGCCGTCTCCCCAACAGTCAAGGCAGCTTCAAGCAATGCGACGGCGAGCCGGAACACGACGGCGTCGGCACTGCCACCGTTCGGCACGAACCACACCGTCGGCGACGGTGCCGGGTGGTTGTTTGACGGCAAGGCGAATGCCTCGACGGCCAACTACTCGGCCTGGGCAGCCAACCGCACCTTCTACCTCGGCGACTACCTCA GCTTCAAGACCCGCACGGATAACACGGTCGTGCACACGACCAACTCTACGATATACAAGCTCTGCGGCTACGACGGTGGCGCTATCGGTGGCGGGTGGAAGGCAGAGGAGGCCTTCTTGACAGTGATGTTAGCTGCGGAGGGCGCAAACTACTTCTTctcgggcgccggcgagggggAGCACTGCCGGAGGGGGATGCGGTTCGACGTCACCGTGGCGCGCGGCCGCGGCCTCCCACAAATACCACCGTCGTACTACGAGCCGCTGTCCGGCGGGACGGCAGGGACGGGGCTCGGTGAGGTGGTTCCGATGTGGGTTGCTGTGAACGTTGGCTTTGCTGTTTTGCTGATGCTGTGA